A genomic stretch from Hemicordylus capensis ecotype Gifberg chromosome 1, rHemCap1.1.pri, whole genome shotgun sequence includes:
- the GCM1 gene encoding chorion-specific transcription factor GCMa: MLRVAEDARMEQEDLVSPNGEMTSWDINDIKLPKDVKQTDWFQEWPDSYVKYIYSADDKNAQRHLSSWAMRNTNNHNSRILKKSCLGVVVCSNDCSSLDGRKMYLRPAICDKARQKQQRKSCPNCNGSLKLIPCRGHGGYPVTNFWRHEGPFIFFQSKGAHDHPRPETKSEAEARRSIQKAHTAVPPTSPRLKRSRETESLTAEMQSQDTLPLIVSKQEDFMSHNSFSGPFRDKIPQELVLSNCMSLAKGYSFGKSSYLIQQTQDMDGNRYMGKYKQIGSRGDSDSRDPVEALSLAYSEYQEQQTWNKSMDLGRNPLVDKYCNDSATFLAGLHCETLASIHAAVDVDIQHAPHHIPPTVKVGYPSLKSNVGMLGEELCEGKALLSYNSHVPSSFRQLPPEDPSLMADSAHHYYQNSLPMKGNEWHTEDERKYLNLDHCNNEMFFNPLR; this comes from the exons ATGTTAAGAGTTGCAGAGGATGCTAGAATGGAACAGGAAGACTTGGTTTCTCCAAATGGAGAAATGACCAGTTGGGATATTAATGACATCAAGCTGCCCAAG GACGTGAAACAAACAGATTGGTTTCAGGAATGGCCAGATTCCTACGTAAAATACATCTATAGTGCTGATGATAAAAATGCTCAGAGGCACCTGAGTAGCTGGGCAATGAGGAATACCAACAATCACAACTCGCGCATCTTGAAGAAGTCCTGCCTTGGAGTGGTGGTCTGCAGCAATGATTGTTCATCCCTTGATGGGAGGAAGATGTATCTGAGACCAGCCATATGCGATAAAGCCAGGCAAAAACAGCAAA GGAAATCCTGTCCTAACTGCAATGGGTCTTTGAAGCTTATTCCCTGTCGAGGCCATGGCGGATACCCTGTAACCAACTTCTGGAGACATGAAGGGCCATTCATATTTTTTCAG TCAAAGGGGGCTCATGATCACCCAAGGCCAGAAACAAAATCAGAAGCGGAAGCAAGAAGATCGATACAAAAAGCACATACAGCTGTTCCACCCACTTCTCCGAGACTTAAACGGAGCAGAGAAACTGAG TCCCTAACAGCTGAGATGCAAAGCCAGGACACATTACCATTAATTGTTTCCAAACAGGAAGACTTCATGTCACACAACAGCTTCAGTGGACCATTCAGAGACAAAATCCCGCAAGAGCTGGTGCTAAGTAATTGTATGTCACTTGCCAAAGGCTACAGTTTTGGGAAATCATCTTATCTAATACAGCAGACTCAGGACATGGATGGCAACAGATACATGGGCAAGTACAAACAGATTGGAAGCAGGGGGGACTCTGACAGCAGAGACCCAGTGGAAGCGCTGTCCCTTGCATATTCCGAATACCAAGAGCAGCAAACCTGGAATAAGAGCATGGACCTAGGAAGAAATCCACTGGTCGACAAATATTGCAATGACTCTGCTACGTTCCTTGCAGGTCTGCACTGCGAAACACTTGCTTCCATACATGCTGCTGTTGACGTCGACATCCAACATGCTCCTCATCATATTCCACCTACAGTAAAGGTTGGCTACCCCTCCTTAAAGTCTAATGTAGGCATGCTAGGAGAAGAGCTGTGTGAAGGAAAAGCTCTCCTGAGTTATAACAGCCATGTTCCTTCCTCCTTTCGTCAGCTCCCTCCTGAAGATCCCTCCCTCATGGCAGACTCTGCTCATCACTATTACCAGAATTCCTTGCCTATGAAAGGCAATGAATGGCACACTGAAGATGAAAGGAAATACCTGAACTTGGATCACTGCAACAATGAGATGTTTTTTAACCCTTTACGATGA